The Rathayibacter caricis DSM 15933 genomic sequence TCCGCCGTCGGCGAGGAGGTCGTGGCCGGTCACGAACGACGCGGCCGGCGACAGGAGGAACACCGCGGGCCCCGCCATCTCGAACGGCTCCGCGGTGCGCTGCATCGGCGTCTCCGTGGCGAAGACGGCGACCTGGTCGGCCACCTCGGGGCGGGAGTTCATCGGCGTCATCGTGTAGCCGGGGCTCAGCGAGTTCACCCGCACGCCGCGGGTCGCCCACTCGGCCGCGAGCGACTTCGAGAGGTGGATGACCGCGGCCTTCGCGCTGTTGTAGTGCGCCTGCATCAGTCCGCGGTTCGCGATGCTGCCCGACATCGAGGCGATGTTGACGATGGAGCCGCGCCCGTTCTCGAGCATGGCGCGCGCCTCGGCCTGGCTCGAGACGAAGACGCCGGTGACGTCGACGTCGTAGAGCCGCTTCCAGACGTCCAGCTCCATCTCCTCGGCGGGAGCGGCATTGGCGATGCCCGCGGCGTTGACCGCGAGGGTCAGCGGGCCCAGCTCGGACTGGATCGTGGCGACCGCGGCGGCCATCGACTCCGGGTCGGTGACGTCGGCCGGCACGGCGAGGGCGCGCCCTCCGGCGGCCTCGATGTCGGCGACGGAGGCCGAGAAGTCGGCGCGGGGCAGGTCGACGAGGCCGACCGCGCCGCCGCTCTCGGCGATCCCGAGCGCGATGGCGCGGCCGATGCCGCTGGCGCCTCCGGTGACGAGGGCGACGTCGCCGTCGAGGCGGAAGGAGAGAGTGGGCATGATGCTCCTGATCGGGGTGGTGGACGGGTTCAGACGGTGGCGAGCGACATGACCGCGGCGGCCGAGGCGGAGTCGCCGTCGAGGATGCCCTGGTTGC encodes the following:
- a CDS encoding SDR family oxidoreductase, which produces MPTLSFRLDGDVALVTGGASGIGRAIALGIAESGGAVGLVDLPRADFSASVADIEAAGGRALAVPADVTDPESMAAAVATIQSELGPLTLAVNAAGIANAAPAEEMELDVWKRLYDVDVTGVFVSSQAEARAMLENGRGSIVNIASMSGSIANRGLMQAHYNSAKAAVIHLSKSLAAEWATRGVRVNSLSPGYTMTPMNSRPEVADQVAVFATETPMQRTAEPFEMAGPAVFLLSPAASFVTGHDLLADGGFTIW